A DNA window from Helianthus annuus cultivar XRQ/B chromosome 15, HanXRQr2.0-SUNRISE, whole genome shotgun sequence contains the following coding sequences:
- the LOC110912047 gene encoding uncharacterized protein LOC110912047, translating into MAVAFSQFSWWLWSGKHQDTKIRTRPSKNSATASDINMLEFDNLKFSSVNVASTSKRGKRKWQSRRERKVDKEYDVVLVPSDGGCLSGSESDDSDWSIGWLEPHGAGFCSDDDDDDSDDSFAVLVPCYGRGRSDVNPKKSPTDKFTIGVAQVPDIYSPESEAYMEQWLSSLQHN; encoded by the exons ATGGCGGTGGCGTTTTCACAGTTTTCGTGGTGGTTATGGAGCGGAAAACACCAAGATACAAAAATCCGCACCAGGCCGTCCAAGAATTCCGCAACAGCATCTGACATAAACATGTTGGAATTCGACAACTTAAAGTTCTCATCGGTAAATGTGGCATCCACATCTAAAAGAGGAAAACGAAAATGGCAGAGTCGAAGGGAACGTAAGGTTGATAAAGAATATGATGTTGTGTTGGTTCCATCGGATGGTGGTTGTTTATCGGGATCAGAATCGGATGACTCTGATTGGTCAATCGGATGGCTAGAACCGCATGGTGCTGGTTTTTGTAGtgatgatgacgatgacgattCGGATGATAGTTTTGCTGTGTTGGTGCCATGCTATGGTCGTGGTCGTAGTGATGTTAACCCGAAGAAATCCCCAACCGACAAGTTTACTATTGGCGTTGCGCAAGTCCCCGACATCTATTCTCCTG AGAGCGAAGCGTACATGGAACAATGGCTGTCATCCCTACAGCACAACTGA